The genomic interval tgcagtcagaaacgggtgaattggtcatggggaacaaggacatggcagaccaattgaataactacttaggttctgtcttcactaaggaagacatacaaaatctgccgtaaatagcaggggaccgggggtcaaatgagatgaaggaattgagtgaaatccaggttagccggaagtggtgttaggtaaattgaatggattaaaggccgataaatccccagggccagataggctgcatcccagagtacttaaggaagtagtcccagaaatagtggatgcattagtgataatttttcaaaactctttagatactggagtagttcctgaggattggagggtagctaatgtaacaccactttttaagaagggagggagagagaaaacggggaattacagaccagttagtctaacgtcggtagtggggaaactgctagaatcaattattaaagatgggatagcagcacatttggaaagtggtgaaattattggacaaaatcagcatggatttatgaagggtaaatcatgtctgacgaatcttatagaatttatcgaggatgtaactagtatagtggataagggagaaccagtggatgtgttatatctggactttcagaaggctttcgacaaggtcccacataagagattagtatacaaacttacaacgcatggtattgggggttcagtattgatgtggatagagaactggctggcagacaggaagcaaagagtaggagtaaacgggtccttttcacaatggcaggcagtgactagtggggtaccgcaaggctcagttctgggaccccagctatttaccatatatattaatgatttggacgagggaattgaatgcaacatctccaagtttgcggatgacacgaagctgggggcagtgttagctgtgaggaggatgataggaagctgcaagatgacttggataggctaggtgtgtgggcaaatgcatggcagatgcagtataatgtggataaatgtgaggttatccactttggtggcaaaaacaggaaagtagattattatctgaatggtagtcgATTAGGAAAATagggagatgcaacgatacctgggtgtcatggtacaccagtcatgaaAAGTAGGCATGAAGGtgcagcacgcagtgaagaaggcgaatggtatgttagcattcacagcaaaaggatttgagtataggagcagggaggttctactgcagttgtaggcGGGCGCGGCGCTGGCTTATCATCTGGGGTCCTTGGCCGAGAATCGCCAGAGGAAgacctccgaccgcggggcctgtggactttaacaccgggaAGCCCGCGCTCTCCGGTAAGAAGGGGCTGACTCGggtgctccatgccgcggagtacTTCGATCTGTCCCGACGCCGAattttccatcatcccgacgcgagggctttGGATATCGTACCGTCGGCAGCATCTAGTgcagagggttcaaggccccgaccacgggtgagcaAAGgatgaagatgactgaactttattgccttccctcacagtgaggaatgtggattccgcttcGGTGGATGTTTATGCAAAATTTCATTTTATGTGACTTTGGGCACTGTAGATTTCCACTtagtatggatgtatggtaactGAAATGTCACTGTACCATTCGGTGCATGTGACCATAAAGGTGAActttaacttgaacttgaacttgaacttagaaTCTGAggtgtacctttttcacacaaagggaggtaggggtatggaacacgctgccagaggaagtagttgagtttgggaatatcccaacgtttaagaaacagtaagacagATAATGTCGGCAGGAATAtgtaccaaacgcaggcaggtgggacgagtggagctaggacatgttggccggagcgTGCAAGTTGGCCCAAGAGCCCATTtcgacactgcatcactctatgactctatgactcgaaatCCACTCATCGATCAGAGTTTAGAATGTCAGAAACATTCTAAAACTCACGTCATTCTAAGCTGTAAGCTGTAGGAAATTAGGTGACGTTACAGTTGAAGCATGTTGAATGATTACGTCTGCATTGTACTTTGGTTCCCTCATTCTTCAGATCTTAAAATTATAATTTTTCTTTAAAGTTTGTTTGATTGAAAAAGAACATGCTTTCATTAACTGTTGACGAATCACTGATAAATGTAATTTGTGAATGATTGTGAGTTTTAGAATCTATGCGACGTTTGACTAAACCTGTGAGATATTATTGAAATTAAAATGTAGTGTGTTTTATAGCGTGTTACGGTTAACTAGCAGCATTGTGTTTCCCGTCATTAACCAAGATGATCTCGTGTAGAGGACTGAGGGCATCATTTTTAACTTCTACACATGACTACAATTTTGGTTTTCAACTCAGACAGATAGGTGGATACATATGACCAAATATCGTGGAACACAGACCTTTTGTAGTGTCTTTGTAGACCATTTTAGATATGCTGGCTATATATTTCAAAGTACTTTGGAAAGGGATACGAATGGACCACAGATAagtaataggaatactttattgtcacatgtgaatgGCAGGGTGAGATTCTTTGCTCGCATACaccatgtaggtatgttacaaaacttaccttcagcgtcgctgcagttctgtcactggccgtgtgtgcgactttggcgcctttgaaggggggggggaggtttaaaATGCGGTCTTCTACCGCCTGTCCAGTATATATTTTCTCCGGGAGCTAGGTAACGCTGAAGATTTATTCCGACTGCCGGTCTgtgacattttctttttttaatcgcTGGAccctttcagcgctggagtaaactaAAAAGCCGCTTCGAACGtccacaacggggacggatttatggtacgggacagctaaaggaaagccgtttattttacatatagtaggtatgttacaacgcgtacctgaagcgtcgctgaaaatctgtcccagcccgtgtgcgcgattttggcgccgtttagaggggggcgggtttaaaacgcgattttctctagcctgttcaaatcgaggaagttcagcctagttaattattaacgaaaattcgctggcagattccgtcgcttgagctattaatAGTTTTAAGGGATTTACCAAATTGTTATagcagtttaaaaattaacctctaaacccccgacggccggcaaccggccggatctcatacaggggacaacagaacataggctgtttatttttacattaaaaagggctccttaagatccctttatacaaagtttaatgttgccagtagctaattttgggcccattatatcccgcagtatttttctgggcatttgagggcacaaaatctaccgcaatgtgaacgttctaaaccagcgcgttcacaggatccccctagaaagctgatttaaatggactttaatttacagcaattgaacactaaattcattccatttggcctataaattaatgtaaatgagatttaaaaatcatgttttattgtaaattatttgtgaatattatttggacacttaggctatttaaaaatgttaatcatttattaagaaatggatagatgtttagatctagtaattgaagtttgaaattagctacaattgggtaactaactaattatatgctttaatttcagttcatccaagtaagattattttatatttgtttcagaatggttcaatctatgataactgaaaatttcattcagttctcttaattttcaaGAAggctatgggcttttgactgtccacgataacagcttttttgttatgtccatagaaaatcaatagggaacaagatgctaatttccgagtatgaaaatggccataactttttaaatacttgagatatgaaagtgaattaggtgtcaaattaaacttctttttatgctttatctgatgggataaattgcagacttgatttttaaaatctcaaaatgttataacattgctacatatagtcgtgcttcttaggatgaccttaatccacattttacgttgcgaaaatgtgatttaggccccattcgaatcggcagtgtttttcctgtcgATATGCGGTTTAAATtcgccgcaaccgcaacgttccaaacgatcgcgttccacaaaatcccactcgcaagatgatttaaatggccattaatttacaggaatgaaACACTAAATTCATTCaaattggcctataaattcatgacaatgagagttaaaaatcatgttatattgtgaattgttgggtgaatgttatttggacacttaggctatttaaaaatgttaatcttttcataagaaatggatagatgtttgaatctagtaattgaattttgtaattagctacaattgggtaactaactaattatatgctttaatttcaggccatccaagtaagattgtttcatatttgtttctgaatgcttcactctataataactgaacatttctttcagctctcttaatctttaagaaagttatgggcttttgcctgtccttgatcacagcttttgtgttaagccaatggaaaagcaatagggaacaagatgctaatttccgagtatgaaaatggccataacctttttagtactgaagatatgaaagtgaattaggtgtcaaattaaacttctttttatgctttatctgatgggataaattgcagacttgatttttaaaatctcaaaatgttgtaacattgccacACCATGTAAACAAATAGTAGCTacctacgccccccccccccccctccccgcccccacctcccaccgcgccgagccctccattgttcttccccctacaTCACGGTGGTCCTGTACGCTCACCtcgaccgtcgatcacccgttccttctgggTGGGGAGGTGAAGAGCGGCTGCACCTTCAGCAGCGACAGCGGAGCTTCTTCCCCTTCTCCCGGAAGTCTTGCATTAACTTCTCCCATCCCATTGGAGGGAAGCCCAGGAGACAGTAAATGTCCTCGGCCACAAATTTGCAGGCCTCCAGCAAGACCTTCCTGACGAATAGGTCCTGTGAGAAGGGTGTCCCCTCGCTGAGGGTCTTCATACTTAGTCGCAGGGTATTGCAGATACCCTGTCCTCCCGCTCCATCGACACTGTGGCCCCTTGATAAAGGCTACCATAAAGACCTCTGGACTTTAGTTGATAATGTAAATCTTCAGCCAAAGTACATTGGGGGACAAACAATTGCTTGTGAATTTATATTCAATAATGCATAAACTTTAAGAAATATGAAGGAATGAGAACTTGTGGCCAAAGTGACCAAGTTACGATGAATGATGAatcagaaaattctggaaacgaTGGGTTTTAAAGGATATCAACGTGCACATAGAGACAAAAAGACGCGTGTGGCAGGGAACGGGTGGCGAATACAAGCGAGGGTATAATTTTTCGGGTTAGATGCATAGGGAAGTGCAGCAGAACTGCGAGGGAGAGAAGTAACACTGTCAACACGATCATGTTTAGACAATTTGGGCCGAATATTTGTTTCACCGCTATACTGCCCTTCGTTGCATGGAATCCTCGTATTCTGAGCCAGAACGTAGAATAAACAACAGACATGGGGGGCATAACGTTATAAAACATTTGTCAGGCAACAGTTGGATCATGGTGTGCATTATTGATCGTCACATTTTTGGAAAGAGGTGACTGCAATCGACGGCGTGCCGAGATGACTCACAATTATAATTTGCTTACGAGAACAGACTGGACAGGTTGGGTCTGTCTTTGTTGGAGCGGATGAAGCTCAAGGGAAATAATGGGGTTGGCAGAATTAGGCAAATTCATGAGTGCTTTGGCTGCTGTCGATTGTGGTGGAATGTCGCTCATGACGCAGACGCTAAAATTCGACGATGTAGGATTGTCTGAGGAAAATATAGCTATGGTGCTGAAGCTGTGGGGATTAACTATCGGGCGGGCGGGGGGAAATGTTTGTTTCTGTGAGGTTGAAAGTTCCCCGCCCTTTGCAAGAACATCTGAGCTGTTCTTGTACAGGAGCAACCCGTTCGGTCATTTAGGCCCCATCTTTGttaaatatgggccaaatgagacaTAAATCGAAATATCTCGTTTAGATTTCATCTCTTTATCTACCGTTCCACCTGAAATATTTGATCGTGATATTTTTTATCATACGGCATATGGCGGATTACATATGGAGGGACTGCAACAATGGAGAATCTATTTTTAATCTGCGGCTTTGCACAATTAAATTTAGATGATACATTCTTGTTTGTACTTGTGTATTTATTACTAATACGAGCCATATCATATGATTGTTTACCCAATCACTTTTGAAAGCAATGCAATTTTTCTGTCACATGATTGATTCTGAAACCAGTGACGCAACGCACCCTTCCACGGCCGCAGAATTCCCTAACTTTTCCACCCGACCTCGAGTTTCTGTCTTTATTACCGCTTAGACGTTTCTGTTCCGACCTACATCCACCATTAATACCACCACGAACGATCACACCGACCCTATTCCCCTTCAACCCCTGCTCCGTGCAAGGCAGCGACCCGCAGTTCGCGATGTTTGCTCTGACTGCATTCCTTCTAATTCCCTCACCGTCTTCAACAAGGAGAGCAGTgctattttgggatgtcgaatagaaacatagaaacatagaaattaggtgcaggagtaggccattcggcccttcgagcctgcaccgccattcaatatgatcatggctgatcatccaactcagtaccctgtacctgccttctctccataccccctaatccctttagccacaagggccacatctaactccctcttaaatatagccaatgaactggcctcaacaaccttctgtggcagagaattccacagattcaccactctgtgtaaaaaatgattttctcatctcggtcctaaaagacttcccccttattcttaaactgtgaccccttgttctggacttccacaacatcggggataatgttcctgcatctagcctgtccaaccccttaagaattttgtaagtttgtaagAATAGATGCGTGGTGACTCTTTCTTGACATGTAGCTTGTGACGAAGATTGGATCATTTCACCACTTCTGAGGGCTGAGAATCAGGATGATCTTACGGTGTTGCTCTGTGTCCAAGTTGCACGGTTAGTTATACATCCATTGAGTGCGTGGAAATATAAATGGTTTAGAGCTCTTTGTATGGCTGTGACCGGTGACATCATGCCGGAGTTTTAACATGCCGGGCGTGTCTGAGATACGTGGAGAATAAACTGCTGTATTAGTTTGAGAGAACCGTTGCCACTGAGAGACTCTGTGACCTTGGGTTCCGTTATTTGTCTAATTTACTTTGCTATTCCGATTGCTACATGCAGCGGGTGAGCAGAGCTTGCCTGAATGAATATTAGGTCCTAGAACGGAAATTACTTTCGGTCATCAAATTATTGACCGACCCGTGTCAAGTTACAATTCAAtttagggaagagagggagaactgtttaggaaggaactgcagacgctggtttacagaaaCACAATATGTgtttgagtaactcaatggaatAGACAGTtaatttggagaaaaggaatgagtgacgttttttgTTGAGACCAGACTTCAGAAGGTGTGAGGAAGGGTCTGAATCTGAAACAGATGCCTTGGTGAACAGGTGAGGTGAACAGGAGTCGACGAACGCAGTGGTGCAGTATGACGAGTAGGGGGGGTGGCGGATTTGCAGATTTCCCCGATCGTCGAATGCTGAGTAAAATTCGACTGAGTGGAAATTTCACCAACTCTTTTAACTTCGTCCTGAACTTACTCTGGGTGAGGGCGTAAAGGGCAGTGTTTGTGCAACAGCTAATGAGCTGCAGCATGGTGCCCAGTTCACGTATAGAATCGAGTGGGGTCAGAGGTATATGGAAAGAATAGTACAACCGGTTCCACAAATAATATACTGTAGAAAGTGCCCATAACTGTATGAAATACCCTGATACCACCAATAGTGAAATAAGAGATTTCCTGCGGTTCTCCATCACCTGGTCTCTGGGACTTTCCCCATTGCTGGGTCCCCGTAGTCTCCTGCGAACCTTGCTAGCGATTAAAACACGTCTGATTGTTAGGACATTGAGCAGCAGAACCAGAATCAATGGGACTACGGGGGTGAGGAGATGGTGAACGAGTTATTTTGATCCCCAGACTTGTGAAGAGCTTACACCGCGTCTTGGATTACAAAACCATGGTGTGTTAAAGGGCATATATCCCCCTGAGAGCATGAAATACCAAAATATGTTCTTTAAACCGCTCAGCACGGTTATTTCCCCCACACCCACAGCCGAAATTCTCGGCGTGCAATAGCTAGTTTTGAGCCTTTGATAGCAAATCgcaacaaatcgatcaaaggtgaacgcGACAGTGAACCAAACAGAACAATCGGTGACTGCATAAAGCAGTACGGCATGGATGTTACACCTGCGGATGTTCCATAGGAAAAGAATAAGTCCCTGGAAGGTGATTGGCATCTGCCTCAGTATCAGGTCGAAAATGACGACCAGTAGATCCGCCGTCGACATGGCCACCAGGTAATGAGTGACTCCTTTGGAGAGACCGCACCTTCCACGGGAAAGGGCCACGATCGTCACCACGATTACTGCCAGGAGTGGAATAAACAGGAATTTGAAATATCAGATTGAAACCATATTTCCAAACGTTATTATGAAAGGAAATTATTATTCCTTCGAAATCAGAAACCCTTTGTTGTAAAGGCATTCAATTAAaaacaacagatcactcaaaaacacattttaccatgaacatccacaacagtgactcctacacattcctcactgttatggaaggcgaaataaagatcgtcgttccttttgttcttcctcggtcggggcctcgagccctccgttgactggACGACCTTCACTcccggggggggggatgtcagctcccccgcgccgggcgatcgaacctcgcgtcagggctggtcgatgatggagctccggattcggcctcacccgagactgcgagcccttgatggaaaAGTCCGCGGTGGTCGTGGTGGGagagatcccaggcaagggatcagctccgatggtaagtccacggcccgcgGTGgggcgacagtccgaggaggctcccAGCTCCATgaatggaaggccgcagagcccggacaatgtgatccgaaaattgatcacatctccgggaaggtaggaacctgaaaaaaagttcagcttcccccatttctgcagctgatctttgtcccgctgtatactttgccAGCCTTCCACACAACCCGCGACCACAGAAATCTTGGCGTCGGGTATGCAAATTTACCAACGAACCCGTCTACCTTAAATTCCAAGTCATTAAATATATACCAAACAGCAAAGGCCCTAGCACAAATCCCTGCTGAGAAACACTGTCAAAGTTATCCAGCCCGAACGAATGCTGTCTTTCCACTTCAAATCCCGGACATATATCAGCAACCGCACCGCCGACGACCAGAACAACGACCGGACCGTGCCGCGGCAGGCCCTACTCGCCCCACAGGCCACCCAGGGGACAGCGGCGATGTCGGGCGACGAGGCCAGTCTGGGCCGAAGGAGTCCCAGCGGTGGCGGCGATGGGAACCTCGGCGGCGGCAGCAGGAGACTCGGCGGCGACAGCAGTAgactcggcggcggctgcgggtgCCTCGACGGCAGTGGGAGGTTCGGCGTTGGCATCGGTTGCCTCATTGGCATCGGAAGCCTTGGCGGCGGCGGGAGCCTTGGCGGCGGCGGAATCCTCAGCGGCAACGTGGGCCTCGGCGGTaacgggagcctcggtggcggtggggACTCGCGGTCGATAAgcatgaggggggtgggggaggggaagacaatggggatccGACCTGGGGAACCGcagtgaagaacaatggaggacacggcgtggggggaccgccgtgaaggacggtgggagaacaaagggggacccggtgtggaggaggggaggggcatTCGAGTTTggcatcctctgcccaggggatatgtCTGTGATTGTTTGTTCGTTTGGTCCGGTGAATGCGCCATGCGCGCGGCAGCCAGCCCATAATCGCTTGtatttttcttttagttttcacttttaatttcaagtttttgtgtaccttgtgtgttgtatcTGTCAgctgaccaatttccctccggggatgaataaagttatatcgtatcgtattgtatcatatcgtgagccagttctgaatccattcgACCCGGTTGcagtatatccctccattcaataGATATTCCCTGCCGAACCAAACGTCTATTCAATTACATCATAGTGATCTGCATccgccaccacccttggcagcgcaTTTCAGGCATCCAACAGTTTTGTGTAAAGATACAAATTGCCCCAAACATCTCTTTTACACTTTGCCTTACTCAAATTAAAGCTATAACttctaatctatattactaaaagtctgatcttgaccacatcctgttgttctgtatattgattttagacaaaacgctgccacttatggctgtgatttttggccagagGACAATGCTGCGCAGGACAATATgtcttttcccattgatgaaaaataaaaaagttattagtgtttaaaaaatgttgagctctctcacctgaaggccacgcccgtccggagggactataaaacccggaagtgttcagtgtcggtcagtctctgcaagatgggggagcgagaaggtcacgtctctcagtctgaactgtgaataacactgaacacatgtccattaaactgtgagtggttttactgacctgtcagtgcctttaatgtggtttgaaaatatagtttggaaatgctaaagctgtgttacatttggtttggaaatgctaacgctgtgttgcctttggtttagaaatgctaacgctgtgttgcctttggtttggaaatgctaaagctgtgttgcctttggttgggaaatgctaaagctgtgttgcctttggtttggaaacgcTAAAGCTGtggtgcctaattaaagttgccttgcctaattaaagttgccttgccttctatataattaaaagtctaatcttgaccacttcctgtttgcactttatattgattttagaaaaaaatgcttccacgtacggctgtgatttttggcgatcttactcagtccccctccgctcatcaggtgccgaggcttTTTCCCCATCGTTAaacaataaaagagttattaaaatAAAAGTGTATTTAaacaatgttgagattctctctcctgtcaatcacccatgaaggccacgccccttatggttggagggggagggactataacacccagatgtgtgggcgtggctcagtctctgcaagatggatgagggagaggtcacgactcgctgtcgttagtggccttgcaccctccttgaaatggtatgaaactgcacttgaatttggtggcgttgcacgctgcttgaagtggtcagaaactgcacttgaatttggtgatcttgcaccctgcttgaaatggaatttcaaggaagagccgtgagtcaactgccagctcaccagtcgtgagtgagtgagctgccagcacaacaggcttgagtgaccgagcggccagcccaagaatccattcggcccacaatgccaataccaaagatcttatagcagagcaagatggcctactcctacgcaaaacacgtagtacggtcatgggaagattcatgggtgattataggacccattttagcaaccagcctccgtcatcttgttccgccatcttgttccgccatcttgttccgccatcttgttccgccatcttgcttcgccatcttgcttccggccaaagatcgaatctttgcttccggccaaagatcggatctttgcttccgcctccgctcccgtgTCTTCGcaagtctttgacttgggcggggatACTTCCCTCAtccatattaatgatctggatgaggggattgaatgcaacatctccaagtttgcggatgtcacgaagctgggggacagtgttagctgtgaggaggatgctaggaggctgcaaggtgacttggataggttgggagagtgggcaaatgcatggcagatgcagtataatgtggataaatgagaggttatccactttggtagcaaaaacaggaacgtagaattttatctgaatggtggccgattaggaaaaggggagatgcaacgagacctgggagtcatggtacaccagtcattgaaagtatgaatgcaggtgcagcaggcagtgaagaaagcaaatggtatgttaacattcatagcaaaaggatttgagtataagagcagggaggttctactgcagttgtacagggtcttggtgaggccacacctggagtattgcgtatagttttggtctcctactctgaggaaagacattcttgccatagagggagtacagagaaggttcaccagactgattcctggtatggcaggtctttcatatgaagaaagactggatagactcggc from Amblyraja radiata isolate CabotCenter1 chromosome 2, sAmbRad1.1.pri, whole genome shotgun sequence carries:
- the LOC116984514 gene encoding glycine-rich protein 5-like; amino-acid sequence: MLSFHFKSRTYISNRTADDQNNDRTVPRQALLAPQATQGTAAMSGDEASLGRRSPSGGGDGNLGGGSRRLGGDSSRLGGGCGCLDGSGRFGVGIGCLIGIGSLGGGGSLGGGGILSGNVGLGGNGSLGGGGDSRSISMRGVGEGKTMGIRPGEPQ